DNA from Bacillus sp. 2205SS5-2:
TAGTTGATAACCTTTCTGGTGGGCGCGCAGCAATTTCAGTTGCTACTGGCTGGCATCCAGCTGATTTTGTTTTAAATCCTGAGAATTATGACAATCGAAAGGAACTAATGTTTAAAAATCTAGAACAAATTCGCCAGCTCTGGCGTGGAGAGGCAGTAAAATACCCAGACATAACTGGAAAAGAGATTGATATTAGTATGTTGCCGAGACCAATCCAACCTGAGTTACCTCTTTTCCTTACAGCCTCTGGTAATCCCGCGACTTGGGAGAAGGCTGGAGAGATGGGGTTCAATATATTATGCTCTCTTTCTAACCATCCAGCTGATGGATTAAAAGAGCGTATCAAACTTTACCGTGAAAAACGAGAAGAGAATGGGCATGATCCTGAGGAGGGTACAGTAGCTGTTATGTTACATACTTACGTAGGGAATGAGGACAATGAGGTTAAAGATTTAGTTAGGGAGCCGTTGCGGGATTACTTGGACACTTTTCTAGATCAATACGATACTATGAACCCGAATAGAGACGAAAAAGTGGGTAGCATGTTGCACACTAGCCGAGAATCACTTATAAAATTTGCATTTGAGAAATATTTTCAAATGAGTTCTTTAATGGGCTCTAAGCAAAAATGTGCAGCAATGGTTGAACGTCTACATCAGTATGGGGTAGACGAGATTGCATGTCTTCTAGATTATGGTCTTGAAAATGACCAAATTATCGAGGGCTTGGAAGGTTTAAAAGAATTAAATGAGTGGTTTACTCCCCAACACCAAAAACAGCTTGTTTAGAGGGTCGTTTCTTAAATTATGATTTTAATCTCAAGTGTTTGAAAATTATAACAATTTTTTCTAAAAGGAGTAATAAATATCCACTAGCTCAGATTAAGTAGTTGTCTTTAATG
Protein-coding regions in this window:
- a CDS encoding MupA/Atu3671 family FMN-dependent luciferase-like monooxygenase, with translation MSELKNRLADLNQEQRRILEKRLKQKEKATNHNAENMDKPKISESLKKKGMDFSLIFFSGEGSSNKTDKYRLLLESAKFADQNGLKAVWTPERHFQAIGGLYPNPSVLAAALATVTTNIQLRAGSVVLPLHNPLRVAEEWSVVDNLSGGRAAISVATGWHPADFVLNPENYDNRKELMFKNLEQIRQLWRGEAVKYPDITGKEIDISMLPRPIQPELPLFLTASGNPATWEKAGEMGFNILCSLSNHPADGLKERIKLYREKREENGHDPEEGTVAVMLHTYVGNEDNEVKDLVREPLRDYLDTFLDQYDTMNPNRDEKVGSMLHTSRESLIKFAFEKYFQMSSLMGSKQKCAAMVERLHQYGVDEIACLLDYGLENDQIIEGLEGLKELNEWFTPQHQKQLV